The following are encoded together in the Chlorocebus sabaeus isolate Y175 chromosome 12, mChlSab1.0.hap1, whole genome shotgun sequence genome:
- the OR13C9 gene encoding olfactory receptor 13C9: MEWENQTIPVEFFLKGLSGYPRLELLFFVLIFLMYVVILLGNGTLILISILDPHLHTPMYFFLGNLSFLDICYTTTSIPSTLVSLLSERKTISLSGCAVQMFLGLAMGTTECVLLGMMAFDRYVAVCNPLRYPIIMCKDAYVPMAVGSWFAGIINSAVQTTFVVQLPFCRNTVINHFSCEILAVMKMACADISGNEFIMLVATILFTLMPLLLIIISYSLIISSILKIHSSEGRSKAFSTCSAHLTVVIIFYGTILFMYLKPKSKETFNSDDLDATDKIISMFYGVMTPMLNPLIYSLRNKDVKEAVKHLLNRSFFSK; encoded by the coding sequence ATGGAATGGGAAAACCAAACCATTCCGGTGGAATTTTTTCTGAAGGGACTTTCTGGTTACCCAAGGCTTGAGTTACTCTTTTTTGTGCTAATATTCTTAATGTATGTGGTCATCCTTCTAGGCAATGGTACTCTCATTTTAATCAGCATCTTGGATCCTCACCTTCACACCCCTATGTACTTCTTTCTGGGGAACCTCTCCTTCTTGGACATCTGCTACACCACCACCTCTATTCCCTCCACCTTGGTGAGCTTGCTTTCAGAAAGAAAGACCATTTCCCTTTCTGGCTGTGCAGTGCAGATGTTCCTTGGCTTGGCCATGGGGACAACAGAATGTGTGCTCCTGGGCATGATGGCCTTTGACCGCTATGTGGCTGTCTGCAACCCTCTGAGATATCCCATCATCATGTGCAAGGATGCCTATGTACCCATGGCTGTTGGGTCCTGGTTTGCAGGGATTATCAACTCTGCAGTACAAACTACATTTGTAGTACAATTGCCTTTCTGCAGGAATACTGTCATCAATCATTTCTCCTGTGAAATTCTAGCTGTCATGAAGATGGCCTGTGCTGACATCTCAGGCAATGAGTTCATCATGCTCGTGGCCACAATATTGTTCACATTGATGCCACTGCTCTTGATTATTATTTCTTACTCATTAATCATTTCCAGCATCCTCAAGATTCACTCCTCTGAGGGGAGAAGCAAAGCTTTCTCTACCTGCTCAGCCCATCTGACTGTGGTCATAATATTCTATGGGACCATCCTCTTCATGTACCTGAAGCCCAAGTCTAAGGAGACATTTAATTCAGACGACTTGGATGCTACCGACAAAATTATATCCATGTTCTATGGGGTGATGACTCCCATGTTGAATCCTTTAATCTACAGTCTTAGAAACAAGGATGTGAAGGAGGCAGTGAAACACCTACTGAACAGAAGTTTCTTTAGCAAGTGA